The Litchfieldia alkalitelluris genome has a window encoding:
- a CDS encoding DoxX family membrane protein: MINTFIRENTIAAGILAVIRVYLGWSWMTAGWGKITGGGFDAAGYLNGALANPVADKATGAAVYPTYNAFIEGVALPNVGMINFLIPWGEFLVGLGLILGCLTTAAMFFGLMMNFMFMFAGTVSTNPFMILIGVIILAAGANAGKYGADYYVLPYLRKVTKLGVNRGTTTDVA, translated from the coding sequence ATGATCAACACTTTTATAAGAGAAAACACTATTGCAGCAGGGATTTTAGCAGTAATAAGAGTGTACCTAGGTTGGAGCTGGATGACAGCAGGTTGGGGTAAGATCACAGGTGGTGGCTTTGATGCTGCTGGATATTTAAATGGAGCGCTAGCAAACCCCGTCGCTGATAAAGCAACAGGTGCAGCCGTTTATCCAACATATAATGCATTCATTGAAGGGGTGGCCTTACCAAACGTCGGAATGATTAACTTCTTAATTCCATGGGGAGAGTTCTTAGTAGGTTTAGGGTTAATCCTAGGATGTTTAACAACAGCGGCTATGTTCTTTGGTCTTATGATGAACTTTATGTTCATGTTTGCAGGAACAGTGAGCACAAACCCATTTATGATTTTAATCGGTGTTATTATTTTAGCAGCTGGTGCAAATGCAGGAAAATATGGAGCTGATTATTATGTACTTCCATATTTAAGAAAAGTAACAAAACTTGGAGTTAATAGAGGAACTACTACAGACGTTGCTTGA